One segment of Pseudanabaena sp. FACHB-2040 DNA contains the following:
- a CDS encoding site-specific integrase, whose translation MYSDTPQQKASKGSVQVINSNGRLQLRFRYGEKRHYLSLGLPDTKINRKAAKAKARQIELDIVSGNFDATLAKYKPQTALSTALPDITPKVTPEPLLVDLWEKFIEFKRPQCSENTMKYTYGVYTGYIKKLPSHELSDAARIRDYILKTIPLNSAKRFITRLSACCDLAVKAGSIAQNPFLGMATEIKSPKASRGEGFSDISPFSIEERDAILKAIETDQFCPHKSAFKHSRYAPLITFLFSTGCRPSEAVALQWKHVAEDCSQVVFEQALIGTDSGRKVRKGLKTQERRRFPCNEKLRNLLRSIKPENVNGEDLVFPSPEGKPIDFNNFRNRTWKAVLKGLGIEYRKVYQTRHTFITHALETGKLDAKDVARLVGNSPEVIYQHYAGNKRELFVPEF comes from the coding sequence ATGTATTCTGATACTCCGCAGCAAAAGGCTTCAAAAGGGTCTGTTCAAGTCATTAATTCTAATGGTCGACTACAGCTTAGATTCAGATACGGCGAGAAACGGCATTATCTAAGCTTGGGGTTGCCTGATACCAAAATCAACCGCAAAGCGGCAAAAGCAAAAGCTCGCCAGATAGAGCTAGACATTGTCTCAGGAAACTTTGACGCAACCCTTGCTAAGTACAAGCCCCAGACTGCTCTCAGTACTGCTTTACCTGACATTACACCCAAGGTTACACCCGAGCCTTTGCTAGTTGACCTCTGGGAGAAGTTCATTGAGTTCAAACGCCCACAGTGCTCCGAAAACACTATGAAGTACACCTACGGGGTGTACACGGGCTACATCAAGAAGCTTCCGAGTCATGAGCTAAGTGATGCTGCCAGGATTCGAGACTATATTTTGAAGACAATACCCCTAAATTCTGCTAAGCGTTTCATCACTCGCCTAAGTGCCTGCTGCGACTTAGCAGTGAAGGCAGGTTCCATAGCCCAGAACCCCTTCTTGGGGATGGCTACAGAGATTAAGTCGCCGAAAGCTTCTAGAGGAGAAGGGTTCAGTGATATCAGTCCGTTCTCGATAGAAGAACGAGATGCCATTCTAAAAGCTATTGAGACAGATCAGTTTTGCCCTCACAAGTCGGCTTTCAAGCACAGCCGTTATGCCCCATTGATTACATTTCTGTTTTCCACTGGCTGCCGTCCCTCTGAAGCAGTCGCGCTGCAGTGGAAGCACGTTGCTGAAGACTGTAGCCAAGTTGTTTTTGAACAAGCTTTAATTGGTACCGATTCAGGTAGAAAGGTTCGAAAGGGCCTGAAAACCCAGGAAAGACGTCGCTTCCCTTGCAACGAGAAGCTTAGAAACTTGCTTAGAAGTATCAAGCCAGAGAATGTAAACGGGGAAGATCTTGTTTTTCCCTCTCCAGAGGGAAAGCCGATTGATTTCAATAATTTCAGAAACCGAACGTGGAAAGCCGTTCTCAAAGGTCTTGGTATTGAATACCGCAAAGTTTATCAAACCCGCCACACCTTCATAACACACGCTCTAGAGACTGGAAAATTAGACGCAAAAGATGTGGCTCGTCTGGTAGGGAACTCGCCTGAGGTAATTTACCAACACTATGCCGGGAACAAGCGAGAACTTTTTGTACCTGAATTTTGA
- a CDS encoding Npun_R2479 family HD domain-containing metalloprotein: MFNATEILISDFVGKLRAGYRRTYGGQNPNYEDIIAWAGSMALENIANSDALYHNVEHTILVALVGQEILRGKHIREGGVTCEDWLHFIISLVCHDIGYVKGVCRADQDKNHLYATGQGDRMVHLPPGASDASLTPYHVDRGKLFIEERFGGNSIIKSETVKRNIELTRFPVPQEEDHQDTVYFPGLVRAADLIGQLSDPRYLKKISALYYEFEETGQTKVLKYEHPGDLRRNYPKFYWNVVHPYIQDGLRYLSLTQEGKQIIANLYSNVFMVENERDIVPT, from the coding sequence ATGTTCAACGCCACTGAAATACTGATATCCGACTTTGTGGGAAAGCTCAGGGCGGGCTATCGGCGCACCTATGGAGGGCAAAACCCCAATTACGAAGACATCATTGCCTGGGCAGGCAGTATGGCTTTGGAAAATATTGCCAACAGTGATGCTCTTTACCACAACGTCGAGCACACGATCTTAGTTGCTCTAGTCGGGCAGGAGATTCTGAGAGGCAAGCACATCCGAGAGGGTGGGGTAACCTGCGAAGACTGGCTGCACTTTATTATTTCCCTGGTTTGCCATGACATCGGCTACGTCAAGGGGGTCTGTCGAGCCGATCAAGACAAGAACCACCTTTACGCAACGGGGCAGGGCGATCGCATGGTGCACCTGCCGCCAGGGGCTTCGGATGCCTCCTTGACCCCCTACCACGTAGATCGGGGCAAGCTCTTCATTGAAGAGCGCTTTGGCGGCAACAGCATCATTAAATCCGAGACTGTCAAGCGCAATATTGAGCTCACTCGCTTTCCGGTGCCCCAAGAAGAAGACCATCAGGACACAGTTTATTTCCCAGGTTTGGTACGGGCGGCTGACTTAATCGGCCAGCTAAGCGATCCTCGCTATTTGAAGAAAATCAGCGCGCTCTACTATGAATTCGAGGAAACCGGGCAGACCAAGGTCTTGAAGTATGAACATCCTGGGGATTTGCGGCGCAACTACCCCAAGTTCTACTGGAATGTGGTGCATCCTTATATTCAAGACGGGCTGCGCTATTTGTCTCTGACCCAGGAAGGCAAACAAATTATTGCTAACCTGTACTCTAATGTGTTTATGGTGGAGAACGAAAGAGATATAGTTCCCACCTAG
- a CDS encoding ABC transporter permease, giving the protein MNWWQKFRRNRLAQLGAAILVLMYLVAIGAGFVAPYGPYESQANGSLLPPTTVYWRHQETGEWLGPHVYPTAQGPVELDTGNRQVTVDYSEPSPIRLFTRDEQEQLHLFGTDGPGRLNLLGTDEQARDQFSRLLYGSRISLSVGLVGIAIAFPIGMLVGGLAGYFGGTIDAVLMRLVEVIMTIPSIYLLVALAAVLPPGLSSAQRFMLIVLITSFIGWAGLARVIRGQVLSIKERDFVQASKVMGGRSFYIVVRHILPQTATYGIIAATLAIPGFILAEAVLSFIGLGIQQPDASWGNMLTLATNASILVLQPWLVWPPAVLIVVTSLAFNLLGDGLRDALDPRTLKQ; this is encoded by the coding sequence ATGAACTGGTGGCAAAAGTTTAGGCGCAATCGGCTGGCTCAGCTAGGCGCTGCTATATTGGTTTTGATGTATTTGGTGGCTATTGGAGCAGGCTTTGTGGCTCCCTATGGCCCCTATGAGTCTCAGGCTAATGGATCGCTGCTGCCGCCAACGACAGTGTACTGGCGACATCAGGAAACTGGGGAATGGCTCGGTCCTCACGTCTACCCCACAGCCCAGGGCCCGGTTGAGCTTGACACTGGAAACCGGCAGGTGACGGTTGACTACAGTGAACCATCGCCAATTCGCTTATTTACCCGAGACGAGCAGGAGCAGCTTCATTTATTTGGCACGGATGGGCCGGGGCGCTTGAATCTGCTGGGAACCGATGAGCAAGCGCGAGATCAGTTTAGCCGTCTGCTGTACGGCAGTCGGATTAGCTTGAGCGTGGGTCTAGTGGGAATTGCGATCGCATTTCCCATCGGTATGTTGGTGGGCGGACTGGCGGGCTACTTTGGTGGCACCATTGATGCTGTCTTGATGCGGCTGGTAGAGGTGATCATGACGATCCCCAGCATTTATCTGCTGGTGGCGCTGGCCGCCGTTTTGCCCCCTGGCTTGAGCAGCGCCCAGCGGTTTATGCTGATTGTGCTGATTACCTCATTTATCGGCTGGGCCGGACTGGCGCGGGTCATTCGAGGACAGGTCTTGTCGATCAAAGAGCGAGACTTTGTCCAGGCCAGTAAGGTGATGGGGGGGCGCTCGTTTTACATTGTGGTTCGCCACATTTTGCCTCAAACCGCGACCTACGGTATTATTGCGGCAACTTTAGCGATACCCGGATTTATTTTGGCTGAGGCTGTATTGAGCTTTATTGGCCTCGGCATTCAGCAGCCCGATGCCTCTTGGGGCAACATGCTGACGCTGGCAACCAACGCCTCCATTCTGGTGCTGCAGCCCTGGCTAGTGTGGCCGCCGGCAGTGCTGATTGTGGTCACCTCTCTGGCCTTTAACCTGCTGGGAGACGGTTTACGAGACGCGCTTGACCCCCGCACCCTAAAGCAATAA
- a CDS encoding DUF1830 domain-containing protein has translation MSYIPSFSDVSQRILCYYSNHSSHVQVALVSNLPGLRLEQVLFPGQRWMFWSHLEAILEIYATQSGKPVLIEQVSCAQLQVVEQAARSLVH, from the coding sequence ATGAGCTATATCCCCTCGTTTTCTGACGTGTCACAGCGCATCCTGTGCTACTACAGCAACCACAGCAGCCACGTCCAAGTAGCGCTAGTGTCTAACCTGCCCGGTTTGCGTCTGGAGCAAGTTCTGTTTCCCGGTCAGCGGTGGATGTTTTGGAGCCACCTTGAGGCGATCCTTGAGATTTACGCGACCCAGTCGGGCAAGCCAGTTCTAATCGAGCAGGTTTCCTGCGCCCAACTTCAGGTAGTCGAGCAGGCAGCCCGCTCCCTTGTCCACTAG